In the genome of Bicyclus anynana chromosome 23, ilBicAnyn1.1, whole genome shotgun sequence, one region contains:
- the LOC112056993 gene encoding LOW QUALITY PROTEIN: speckle-type POZ protein-like (The sequence of the model RefSeq protein was modified relative to this genomic sequence to represent the inferred CDS: deleted 1 base in 1 codon): protein MMEVYCLLANGTECLELTLSYVNRYDENKLKTKKYHKIPGNKWHHLATLFKRIINQNLNMYLENSNFVLKFQFKSIINFQDRNSQTQLGIDVENMLNNSLYSDVIIKSTEGYEYKVHKNILASRSDVLKAHFEHNTIECQTNIIESPLEDEILMEVLTFIYSDKAPRVNEIPEQLLSAANYYQLSRLKSLCEEELRKRLTVENAIETLQLAELQSAETLKQLTLEFIKDGNAQLITETEGWAKINSIELLKTIHEYLWMESH from the exons ATGATGGAAGTTTACTGTTTGTTAGCAAATGGTACTGAATGTCTCGAATTGACACTTTCATATGTAAATCGTTATGATGAAAATAAGCTAAAAACAAAGAAGTATCACAAAATTCCAGGAAACAAGTGGCATCACTTAGCTACTTTGTTCAAACGAATAATAAACCAGAatctaaatatgtatttagaaaatagcaattttgtattaaaatttcaGTTTAAGTCAATCATTAATTTTCAAGACAGAAATTCCCAAACCCAGTTAGGTATTGATGTagaaaatatgttaaataaCAGCCTATATTCtgatgtaataataaaatctacagAAGGT TATGAGTATAAAgtacataaaaacatattagCCAGCCGCAGTGACGTATTGAAGGCTCATTTCGAGCACAACACTATAGAATGTCAGACGAACATAATCGAATCTCCTCTAGAAGATGAAATTCTGATGGAagtattaacattcatttacAGCGATAAAGCTCCAAGAGTAAATGAGATTCCCGAACAATTATTGTCTGCAGCTAATTACTACCAGCTCAGCAGGTTGAAGAGTTTGTGTGAGGAAGAACTGCGGAAACGATTAACTGTGGAAAACGCTATAGAAACTCTACAGCTTGCCGAGTTACAGTCTGCCGAAACACTGAAACAATTGACACTGGAGTTCATCAAAGATGGCAATGCACAATTGATAACTGAAACTGAGGGATGGGCTAAAATTAATTCCATAGAATTGCTCAAAACAATTCATGAGTATCTTTGGATGGAAAGCCATTAG
- the LOC112057096 gene encoding ommochrome-binding protein-like — protein MLCIVLFIYIAAVTSNEIETSTNNDFETLLVKSELESECTTCIKVNTTCYNISYLFDIDAPFRNNIVISKLSVMRSTNIIYYSFEPKIEDEEYYKIGFTNLDDPANGSVISVSGGKKVMNFGTFDLDQDNAIVYLGGSDGVYVLDTKLDRVAPYSSRGDTVMNLFYKGNLYFVRYGEFKVVRKKGDTFDILIDFMPVKMFVINKYNVIVFLSFYGLFVKRGEETMWLSKNAFFRGLVIDNQDVVYAWWIDSLYRVVIEPKLGESRIVKVAHIPSIGALTFDKDNNFLFTAGKSLFRLIETTAKVC, from the coding sequence ATGCTTTGCATCGTACTATTCATCTACATAGCGGCAGTGACATCGAACGAAATAGAAACAAGTACAAACAATGACTTCGAGACATTGCTCGTCAAATCTGAACTCGAGAGTGAGTGTACAACTTGCATCAAAGTCAATACCACCTGTTACAACATTTCATACCTTTTCGACATTGATGCTCCGTTCAGAAACAATATAGTCATCAGCAAACTAAGTGTTATGAGATCTACcaacattatatattatagcttCGAGCCTAAAATAGAGGATGAGGAGTATTACAAGATTGGATTCACTAATCTAGATGATCCAGCCAATGGAAGCGTTATTAGTGTATCTGGAGggaaaaaagttatgaatttTGGCACATTTGATCTTGACCAAGACAATGCTATAGTTTATTTGGGTGGAAGCGATGGTGTCTACGTTTTGGATACAAAATTGGACAGAGTAGCCCCGTACAGTTCACGCGGTGACACTGTTATGAATTTGTTTTATAAGGGAAACCTTTATTTTGTCAGATACGGAGAGTTTAAGGTAGTCAGAAAGAAAGGCGATACTTTTGATATTCTGATCGACTTTATGCCAGTCAAAATGTTCgttattaacaaatataatgTCATAGTTTTTCTGAGTTTTTACGGACTGTTCGTTAAGCGAGGTGAGGAAACTATGTGGCTGTCGAAGAATGCGTTTTTTAGAGGACTAGTTATAGATAATCAAGATGTTGTCTATGCTTGGTGGATAGACAGTCTTTACAGAGTTGTTATAGAGCCCAAGTTAGGCGAGTCCAGGATTGTTAAGGTGGCTCATATACCGTCGATTGGAGCGTTAACTTTTGACAAGGATAATAATTTTCTGTTCACTGCAGGCAAGAGTTTGTTCAGGCTAATAGAAACGACGGCTAAAGTTTGTTAA